The sequence AGTGGTGCATTGTTGTGGCATACGGTTTATCCCTGGCCACAGCGGCCAGCCGGACTGGTTGAAACTGGATTTAAGGAATTGGCAAAAAGGTGGAAGCCGATCCTGGACGTATTTGATGAAAACGGGGTTGACCTCTGTTATGAAATCCACCCCGGCGAAGACCTGCATGATGGTATTTCATATGAAATGTTCCTGAAAGAGGTGGATAACCACCCAAGGGCCAATTTACTCTATGACCCCTCCCATTTTATATTACAGTGCCTGGATTACCTGGAATATATTGATATCTATCATGAAAGGATTAAAATGTTCCATGTGAAAGATGCGGAATTCAATCCAACCGGCCGCCAGGGTGTTTATGGCGGTTACCAAAGCTGGATCAACCGTGCGGGAAGGTTCCGTTCCCTGGGCGATGGCCAGGTAGATTTCAGCAGCATTTTCAGTAAATTGTCGGCTTATGATTTTAAAGGCTGGGCAGTGATGGAATGGGAATGTTGCCTTAAACATCCCGAAGATGGTGCAGCAGAAGGCGCTACCTTTATCCAGGACCATATCATCAGGGTCACAGAAAAGGCTTTTGATGATTTTGCCGGAACTGGCTCAGATGAAGCATTCAACAAAAGAATTCTAGGAATTTAATAAACCAAACAAAGATGAAAAAGTACTTACTAATGGCAGGCATCAGTGCCCTTGCCATCGCCTGCGGAGGTAATCCTTCCGAAAAGAAAGCCGAAGACAGTAAAGCCACCACCGAAGCACCCGCACCTGCCCCTGAGCCAGCCGCCCAGGATGATAAAGGTATCGAGCTGATTGCTGCAAGTGATTGCCTCACCTGCCATAAAGTGAATGAAAAAGCTATCGGGCCAGCCTATGTTGATGTGGCAAAAAAATACACAGCTGATGATGCTACCATTGCAACCCTTGCCGGTAAGATCATTAAAGGCGGAAGCGGCAATTGGGGTGAAGTTCCTATGACGCCGCATCCCCAGGTTACAGAAGATGATGCCAAGACTATGGTGAAATACATCCTCTCACTCAAAAACCAATAATATGTTCCGTACTCTGACGGTCCTTGCCATTAGCTCTCTGAGCCTCGCTTCCTGCAGCTCTTCAAAAAAAGCCTCAGGAGACAGCGCTGCGCCCAATACCCTAAGCAAGCAGGAAATAAAGGATGGTTGGCAATTATTATTCGATGGCACATCTACAAAGGGTTGGCATACCTATGGTAAAACAGCCGTAGGTTCCGCCTGGCAGGTAGTGGATGGAACCCTGCACCTGGATGCCTCGAAAAAAGACAACTGGCAAACCGTTGGCGGTGGCGATATCGTCACCAATGATGCCTATGAGAATTATCACTTCAAACTGGAGTGGAAGATTTCCAAGGACGGTAACAGCGGTGTGATTTTCGATGTGCAGGATGATCCTGCCAAATATGAACATGTTTGGCATACCGGTCCGGAAATGCAGGTATTGGACAACGATGGCCACCCTGATGGAAAGATCAACAAACACCGGGCTGGTAATTTATATGACCTGATTGCTTCCAGTTCTGAGCCGGTTAAACCGGTAGGCGAATGGAACCTGGCCGAAATCATCCAGAACAGGGGAAAACTTGAATTCAAACTGAACGGTGTAACCGTAGTTTCAACCACCATCGGCGATGATGCCTGGCGTACCCTGATCGCCGGCAGCAAGTTCAAGAGCATGCCCGATTTCGGAAAATTCCAATACGGTAAACTCGCGCTCCAGGACCATGGCAACGATGTATGGTTCCGTAATATAAAAATTCAAAAACTCTAATTTAAACGCCGCGTTTGCGGCGTTTTTTTTCCATTATGCAACAAAAAATCAACGTACTCGGCACGGTAATCATTTGCTGCCTGTTATTTGCCTGTAAACCGGCTGCAAAGGTCAGCCAATCTAAATCTCTCCTGGTATTTTCAGCCACCAAAGGCTACAGGCATGAATCCATTGAAGATGGCATTGCGGCGATCCGGAAAATTGCGGTGGCAAAAAACTGGACGGTAGTAGCCACTGAAGACAGCGCTTATTTCACTACAGACAACCTGAAGAATTTTTCGGGGATCGTTTTCCTGAATACGACCGGTGACGTACTAGGCGAGCCCGGCCAACAGGCGCTGGTGGATTATGTACATAATGGCGGCGGTATTGCGGGCATCCATGCTGCTACTGATTGCGAATACAACTGGCCATGGTACAACAAACTGATGGGGGCTTATTTTGAATCACATCCCGCACAACAGACCGCTACCCTTAAAGTAGTGGGAAAACATCCGGCAACGGCCATGCTACCAGCCAACTGGAGCCGTAAAGATGAATGGTATAATTTCAGGAGTGTTTCGCCCGATATTACCGTGCTACTGATGCTGGATGAAACTACCTATAAAGATGGCAAAATGGGTGCAAACCATCCCTCGGCCTGGTACCATAGTTTTGAAGGCGGCAAGGTTTTCTATACAGCACTTGGACATACCCGGGAATCTTATACGGAGCCCTTATTTCTTGAGCATATCACGGCCGGGATCACCTCCGTTCTGAAGTAACCCGTTTACCAGTTTATCGCTGTAAATGATGGCATCCCAGGCCTTCACACTTTCTTTTGTGGCAGGATTCAGGATGCGTAACTCCACCGTATGCTTTCCTTTCGGGAGATCGTATTTCCAGGCCAGCTCATGCCGCCTTTTAATATAATCAACCGGCAGCACCGGTGATTCCACCAATTTACCATCCACATACAAGGCCGTTTTAAAGACATATTCCGCCCCACTTCCCCCTTTATCTGCGTGCCCCTTGATCACAAAGCCTGTGCCCTCAAAATCAAAGCGCAATACATCTTTTGCCTCCGACCATTTTACCGGGATCTTCACCACCGGGTACGACCCGTCAAAACTTTTTTCAAACTGCACCGCCCGAACCGGCTGCGATTTTATCGTTATTTTTTCGCCATCCACTTTCCCGCCATTCCGCCTGATATTCTCGAGGGCATGTTTGTACCCAACTTCATACACCGTTTTCAATGACATGGTGGTATATTTGAAATTGATGCCCTCGGCTTCCTGCAAACCCATTTTCCAATAGGCTGGAATTTTATCATACCCTAATACTGTTCCGAGTATACCGCCCGCTGTAGATGGATTACAATCGGCATCCTGGCCGCACCGGGTCGAGATCTCCAGGGTCTTCGTAAAATCCTTCCCCCCATATAATAAACCGATCACCACATACGCTGCATTCACTTTTGCATCAATATTAAAGGGATGGAAAACGCCATCCGGGCAACCAATATCATCCGCCCATTTCTTCTGTACTTCCAGCCATGTCTGCTTCCAGTCATTGGGATATTTTTTATGCCAGCCGATCACATCATTGATACATTGGTAGAACTCACTTTGCTTCGGAATGGATTTTAGTGCTTCTCCAACAATGAAATTCATATCGCTTGAAATAAAGGCCAGGGAATACATGGCGCCAACGTATACGCCGCCATACCAGCCATCACCATAGTTCATGATATGGCCGATGCGATCGGAAATGGCTGAAGCGGCATTGGGCATACCCGGACTCATCAGTCCCGCGAAATCTGCCTCGATCTGGTAATCGATGCAATCGGCATGCGGATTATTTTTCCAATGGCCCGAAGCCGGTGCCTTCATGCCCTGCAGGATATTATACCGCGCGGCCTGGTTGGCATGCCATAACAAATAATCTGCATGGGCAAAGGCGTTGGCAAAAGAATCAATAGGCGCATCGAAGCCGTATTTGTTGAATACATCCACAAAGGTCAGGTCCATGTACAGGTCATCGTACAAACCCGGAATATTCAGCATGGTTTCCTTGAGGTAACCATCATACCAGAGCAGGGGTTGGTAGTCGCCGATAAAAGAACCCTGGAACCCGAACTCGTATGGACCACCGAAGGTTACCCCGATGGTTTGTCCGGCCCAGCCACCTTTTATCTTGTTGCTTAATTCAGGGGCGGAAATGGTCACGGATGACTGGGCAATACCGGCCTTCATCATCAGCAACAAAGAGAGCAGGGCAAGAAATTGTTTCATATAGCTGGCTTTAAAAATTCTATTGTACCATGTCATGGAATAGTTTATCAAGGGCGGCAAGCGGATCATTACAAAATCCGGGATGCACTTTAGATGTCTGGATGACCGTGCTGCGCGTCGCCGTGAGCCACCTGAAACGGGAAGCCAGGTCGAGCTCGCCAATCGGTCCGGCGTCTGGCGCACCTTTACAAATCCGTTCGAGTGATTGCAGGTAACTGTTCAATTCCTCCAGGTCCAAATCAGCACTGAATGCCTGCAAACGCTTTTCATCGAGTGCATATCTAGCCTGCAGGAATTTCGCCGGCCTGGAATAGAGGATCACGCCCACATTCAGGAATTCCTCCCGCTCCACCCTGGGCACCACGCGTATGATGGCGTATTCAAATAAGTTTTGTGCGGGCATCTTGGGCTTCTTTTAGGAAAATACCGGCATGACTGATCCGGGTCATCAGGAACTGGTAATATACTTCCCGGATTTCATCGGGTGTACCTGTAAAATCTTTCAGCAGCCATTCATCCGGGACCAGGGAAACAATATTTCGGATAAGGCCGGGTGTTAGTACCTGCCTGCAATGTTCATCTGCCTCAGCTAATGCTGAAGCGAAGGGCAGCAGCACATGGTCCTTCACCTGTACAAAAGGCTTGGAAGCCTGTATTTCCCAGTTATCCCAGGCATGGTGAAAATATAAAGCTGCGCCATGGTCGATCAGCCAGAGTTCCTTGTACCACATTAGCAGGTTGGTATTACGGCTGGTGCGGTCCACATTCATCAGCAGGCTGTCGAGCCACACAATTTTGGAGGCCAGCAATGGGTCAATATGTTTTACGGTTGGGTCGAAGCTGATAGAGCCTGAGAGGTAATGCAGTCCGAGGTTCAGTCCCACGCTGCTTTTCAGCAGGTCCTGGATCTCTTCATCGGGCTCGGTACGACCGAAGGCTTCATCGATAATGGCGAATACGATCTCCGGGATTTTCAGTCCGATGGCCCGGGCCATTTCGCCGCCGATCAGTTCGGCGATCAGGGCCTTGATCCCCTGCCCTGCACCACGAAATTTCAGTACATATAAAAATCCATCATCGGCCTCGGCGATGGCCGGCAGCGAGCCGCCTTCGCGCAGTGGGGTAACATAGCGGGTCACCTGAACCGTCCTGATCGATAATGGGTTGATGGGCATTAAAACTGAAATTAAACAATTTCGAGTATCACCTTGAGTTACACTGCACTTGTTTTGCTTTGTATTCAATATAAACCTTCGGAAAGTGAAAAATCGGGAGCGAAAAAGGAAAATCCGGGAGTGATTTCTTTGTTGTTTTTATTGAATCATCAAATGCAGATTGTTACAACGTTATACATATGCGGACGACAAGTTTTGACCACGCTAATTACGTTGGCCAAATAATGGGGGAGCCAACCCACCCACTCTGGAAATTCGCATCCAGCCGCCTTACAATCTATTGATATACAATATAATACATCGCCATAAGGGGGTCTACGCTTTATATTGCCGTCATCACTGTAGGAATAAGCCGGGAATAAGCCGGGAATAAGCCGGGAATAGTATAGGAATAAAAAAAGAGGCGACCTGGTCAGGCCGCCTCTTGCATAAAGACCTCCGGGAATCTTACACCAGGTTGGCCATGATATATTTAGCGCTCGATTGGATAGCACCAACCGGGTCAGGCACATAATTATTCTCCTGCTCTACATAGAAATGTTTCATGCCCGATAACTTTGCAAACTTGAAGATGCCTTTGTAATCAATGGCGCCATTACCCACTTCGGTTTGTTTGGTGCGGTCAGCTTTATCCATGTCTTTCACATGCCACATCGGTACACGCCCCTTTAGTTTTTCAAATAACTGCTGCGGGTCTTTTCCGGCAAAAACAGTCCAATAAAGGTCCAATTCAAATTTAACCAGGTTCTCATCGGTCTGGGAAGTGAGGATATCATACCCGGTTGTTCCACTATAATCCTTGAACTCAAAATCGTGGTTATGGTAGGCGAGCTGAATGCCGGCCTTCCTGGTCATTTCACCGGCCACATTCAATTTTGCAGCCAGTCTTTTATAATCATCAAGGCTGGTTCGTTTTTCTGCAGGCAGGTAAGGAACCACCAGGTATTCGTGCTTCATGACATGCGCGGTCTCGATCAGGTCATTTATCTCAGCCTTTCCTTCCTCTTCAGCGCCCCAAAGGAATTTAGGTGGCATGTAGTGGCCGCTGGGTGAGGTAAGTTCAAGTGTCTTGGCATAAGCAGCAAACTCTTTCACCGTCATACCAAAGTATTTACCGGCACCATAACCGAAGGTTTCAATTTCAGTATACCCGGCTGCAGCTACCTGGTTCAAAACACCCTTAGGGTCTTTTGCGATCAATTCCCGGAGCGTATATAATTGGATACCGATGGCATGCTTTTTCTTATCCGCCCAAAGCAGGTTGGGCATCAACATGGCGGCCGGTGTAATTAGTCCGGCTTGTTTCAAAAAGGATCTGCGGGTGGTCATTTTGGCAAGTTTAATTTTTGACAAGATTCATTTCATTGCGGGACACCAATTTACAAATTTCCGCCGTGTAACCTTTTCAAATTTAAGCGGGCACAAAAAAAGCCGGTCCTGAAAAGGACCGGCGCTATAAAAAGGTAGAATATACAATGGTTAGATGCGGAAGTGCGAGAACGCTTTGTTGGCTTCAGCCATACGGTGCGTATCTTCTTTCTTCTTGAATGCACCACCTTCACCCTTGCTGGCAGCAACGATCTCGTTCGCCAGTTTATCAGCCATGCTACGACCATTCCTGTCGCGGCTATAGCGGATCAGCCATTTGATGCTGAGGGAGATTTTCCTGTCCGGGCGAACCTCTGCAGGAATCTGGAAGGTAGCACCACCAATACGGCGGCTACGAACTTCAACAGCTGGTGTTACATTGGCGATAGCCCTTTTCCAGATCTCATAACCGTCTTCATTGGTCATTTTACTAACCTTGTCAACCGCGTCATAAAAAATTTCAAATGCTACACTCTTTTTACCCTGCCACATGATATTATTCACAAAACGGGTAACCAGCTTATCGTTATACCTGGCATCAGGTGCCAGTGGTAATTTTTTGGCTTGCGCTTTCCTCATGGAAGAACTATTTTATAATTATTTTTTACCGGCTGGTTTAGCACCACCTGTTTTATCTTTCTTGGTTCCGTATTTAGAACGGCTTTGTTTCCTGTCTTTCACACCGGCAGTATCCAGGCTACCACGAACAATGTGGTAACGTACACCCGGCAAATCCTTCACACGACCGCCGCGGATCAGCACGATGGAGTGCTCCTGCAGGTTGTGGCCTTCACCCGGAATATAGGCAATCACCTCTACCTTGTTGGTCAAACGAACTTTCGCCACTTTACGTAAAGCGGAGTTTGGTTTTTTAGGGGTTGTGGTGTACACACGTGTACAAACACCACGACGTTGCGGACAAGCATCCAGCGCCCTGGATTTGCTCTTGGCCTTGATGATTTCTCTACCTTTTCTTACTAATTGCTGTATTGTAGGCATTCTAACCTTTATTTATTTGGGACGGCAAAGGTAAATTCCAATACCGAAAAAACAAAATAAAATTCTAAACCGGCCACATCCATTGATGGATATCGGCTGTCTTACCTTCCCGGATGTCTGCAAGGCGCTGTTTTACTGCCATGGCAACAGGTGCATTGTTGACATCAAATTGCATAATGAACTCCTTGTATTTCAACTCTTTAATCAAGGCGATCACTGCTGCGGTACCTGTCCCGAAAACTTCTTTCAGTTGCCCTTTACCATATGCGTCCAGCAGCTCATCAATACTGATCCGCCGCTCTTCTACAGGAATACCCATCTCCCGCAGCATGGTAATCACCGAATCACGGGTAACGCCGGCCAGGATGGTGCCTTCTTCCAGGGATGGCGTTACCGCTACCCCATTGATCATAAAGAACACGTTCATCATACCCACTTCCTGCAGCCATTTGTGTTCAAAAGCATCTGTCCACAACACCTGGTCATACCCTTCCTGCTTTGCCGTTGTAGCGGCCAGCATGCTGCCGCCGTAGTTCCCGGCATTTTTTGAAAACCCAACACCACCCGGGGCCGCCCTGGTATAGGCCTCTTCTACCACAATTTTCATGGGGGCGGCAAAATAAGGTCCCGTTGGACTCAAAATGATCAGGAATTTATAGGTCTCTGATGGCCGTACACCCAGCATGGTGTCTGTTGAAAACATAAATGGCCGGATGTACAGGGAATGGTCCTTACCGCCGGGTATCCAGTTCTTATCAATGGAAATGAGCTTGCGCATGCCTTCCATGAAGATCTCTTCGGGAACTTCCGGCATATTCATCCTGGCGGCGGATTTGTTGAACCGCTTGTAGTTTTCTATTGGCCGGAACACAAATGCATTGCCTTTGTCATCTTTATACGCCTTGATGCCTTCAAAAATCGCCTGCCCATAATGCAGTGCGGCCAGGGAAGGGTCCAGTTGTAATGGCTGGTACGGTTTGATCGATACGTTCTTCCACTCGCCATCCGCATAATCCGCTTCCAGCATATGATCGGTAAAATATTTGCCAAAAGGAATATTCTCCAACGGAATGTCATTCAGTTTACTACGACCTACCCGGGTAACCGGAATATCAAAAGCTGCGATCATATTTTGTACATTTGCTGCAAAGAAACAAACAAAATTTCCGGCAGCCAAACCAGCCGGCAAATTTTACTAACATTTGTTAGCATATCACTGCACAAATTATATCCCTTCATGGATCTGAACGATATTCCCCTTTCTGACCACTTAATAACGGCACTCTATGCCCATACCCTGGTGCTCACTGAACCTGGTGATGCCAAAAAGGGGCCCATCCAGCCAGTGGCAACGGATGAAAAAAAGCCGGCCGGAAATATCCAGTTCCTAGGAAAGAACAACCAGAATTTTGTGATCCTGGTGAACTACCCGGATCAATTGCACCTGCCGGACGAAAGTTTTAATTTTTTAGGGACAGTGTTAAAAGCCTGCCAGTTAAACGCTGCGGATATCGCCATCGTGAACCTGGCCCACCAGGATCTTTCATTACAGCTCATACTCGACCAATTATCACCAAAGGTCATTCTTGCTTTTGGAACGGGACATACCTTACCTGGCTTACCGGTGGCCATCCAACTGGTTCCTGCCAAAACAGCCCGTTTCCAGTATATGCAGGCCCCCGGCCTTGAAACGCTTCTCCAGGGTGGGGATGCGGTGAAACCCCAGAAGAAACAATTATGGGAAGGTTTAAAACAAATGCTACAACTCTAACCTGTCCATGCAATTAATATTCGCCAGCAATAACACTAACAAAGTGAAGGAGATCCAGCAAATCCTTCCACCCGGAATAGAATTGGTATCGCTGAAAGATGCAGGTATATTGATTGATATTCCCGAACCGCACGATAGCCTTGAAGCCAATGCGCGGGAAAAGTCCACCACTATTTTCCAGCTGACCGGAAAGGATTGCTTTAGTGAGGATACCGGCCTTGAAGTAATGGCCCTGGGTGGCGCACCCGGCGTAAGGTCGGCCAGGTATGCCGGTGAAAAAGCTGATCCGGCGGCCAATACAGCGAAATTATTAGATGTGCTTCTTAATAATAATGACAGGCGGGCCCGGTTCAGAACCGTGATTTCCTTAATTTTAGCCGGTACCGAATACCAGTTCGAAGGGATCTGCACAGGGCAGATCAGCCATTTCCCCAAAGGGAACAATGGTTTTGGTTATGATCCTGTATTTATCCCTGACGGAGAAACCCGCAGTTTTGGGGAAATGTCTATGGACGAGAAAAAAATTTACAGTCACCGGCGTAAAGCTACTGACCAGCTGGTCAGTTTCCTGGCGAAACAAATAATATAGTGGCGTCTACAGGCAACCAAAATATCATGGACAGCGACTTAATTAAAGGAAGTATCGAGGGCGACCCCAGGATGCAGGAAGAATTGTATAAAAGATTTGCCCCAAAAATGTATGCGGTTTGCCTCAGGTATGCCGGAAATAATGATGATGCGCAGGACTTGTTACAGGAGGGGTTTATCAAGGTATTCAGAAACCTGGCCAAATTCAGGAATGAAGGTTCCTTTGAAGGATGGATAAGAAGGGTTTTTGTAAATACTTCCATTGAACACTATCGGCGAAAAGTTCACCTTAATAGTATTTCTGACCAGGATGAAAAAGTAATTGAAGATGCATCTGTGTCGGTATTGGACCAATTGGCAGAAAGGGATATTATCCAATTGGTGCGGGAGTTGTCACCAGGTTATCGCGCTGTTTTCAACCTGTATGTGATTGAAGGTTACTCGCACAAGGAAATTGCAGAAATGCTGCATATCAGTGAAGGAACCAGCAAGTCACAATTGGCCAGGGCAAAATCAATTCTTCAAAAAAAGGTTGCTGACTATTTAGGCGAACAACGTAAATAACCAAAAGGGAATGTCTGATCAGCTACGCAATAAAATTCAACAATGGGAAGCCAGCCCACCAGAAAATGCCTGGGCTAATATTGCAGTAGCTTTACAGGAGGTCAATGCCGAAGCCCGGCTCGCGCATAGACTCCAGGAGCATGAAGAAAGTCCGCCACCCGCCATCATGGCCATTGTGCTGGACCAGCTGCAACCAAAGGAAAAACCACAAATGCCCCAGGCACCTGTTATCCCGCTCCAACCACTTTATCCTTATCTTTTCAGGTATGGGGCAGCGGCAGCCCTGATCGGTATAATAGCATGGGTCTTTGTCGGAAACCCATTCTGGAAAAATGTGCAGCAGGATAATGCCGCTACCCTTGCTAACCAGGCAGGGGCCGCACCGGTCCCAACCACAGAACCGGCTCCTTCCATCGCAACGGCCATTACGGGTAACGCTGGCACCAATAAGGAAACTACCCCACCGGAAGACCAAATTGTTTCAAATGACCTGCCGGCCAGGGATCCCAAATATGCTGTGGTGCGGCATACCCATATTCCTGCCAAAGCAACCGGCGCATTCACCCACAGCCCCACCCTATCCCAGGCTCCGGCCTTAAGCCAGCAATTATTACCGGTCCAGGACAGGAACCTGCGCTACATTACCATCTATTCCGAAAACGGGGCACCTATCCGGCTTTCAGCCAAGTTTGCGCCTTTGTATTATGCGATGTACCATCCCGACGACAACAGCGCCCCGCGCATTGCCGAAAACCTCCTGCAACAAATGCAGCAACAAATGTCCAGGCGACCTTTTATCCCGGATCCAAACAACCATTTTGACATGATCATGCTGGTTGACCTGCTGCAACAGGAACAATAGTTTATTTTTACGCCAAACCTGAAGTATGGCGAGGATTAAGCTGGATATTCCTGACCGTTTTGTTTTCCAAACGAAACTCACCGTGCGCATCACCGACCTCAATTATGGCGGTCATGTCGGGAATGATGCCCTGCTGGGTTTGATCCATGAAGTAAGGATGCAATTCCTGCAGCACGCAGGGTATACTGAGCTGGATGTTTCAGGAGCCGGACTCATCATGAGTGATGTAGCCATTGAATTCAGGCAGGAATTATTTTATGGCGATGTCATCCTGGCCAGTGTTGTGGCCAATGATTTCTCAAGGGTGGGATTTGATATTTGCTACCGGTTTGAAAAACTCACTGAAGGGAAAAACCAACTGGTTGCCCTGGCTAAAACAGGTATGGTCTGTTATGATTATGCAGCAAAAAAAATACAGGCAGTTCCTGGTGGCGTGAAGGAGCAACTTGGCCTCGAAGAATAAATACAGTGTCAGGCGTTCCAGATTGCCCAGCTTTCTTCGGCCTGTATGATGAGCATGTCATGGCCATTTTCAATCACTGCTCCTTTCGATTTTCCTGCAGACAGGAATTTTGTTTCCGCCGGATTGTAAACCAGGTCATATAAATAATGCCGCTCACTCACCTGCCCGTAATCCAGTGGTGGCATGGATTCCGTGTTGGGGGCCATCCCCAGCGGCGTTGTATTGATCCATAAAGTGGCATACTGCAGGTCTTCCTTTTTTAATGCGCCGTACTCCCGGATCCCCTTTTCCGGGTCAGCCTTGCGGCTTATAACGGTAAAGGGTATTTGCAGTTGTTGCAATACATACTGAACGGCTTTTGATGCACCTCCTGTTCCCAATACCAATGCGGCATTATGGTGGTGACCGAGTTTTTTCCGCAGCGACTTTTCAAACCCGACCACATCAGTATTGTACCCGGTAAGCTGTTTGTTCTGGATACGGATGCAATTACAGGCGCCAATGGCGGCAACTACGGGGCTTACATGATGCAGGTAGCTGGTCACTTTTTCTTTATGGGGAATGGTCACATTGATACCTTCCAGTTGCGGATGCGCAGCTAAGAGCGCCGGGAAGTCACTGATATGCTCCAGCGGGAAATTATCATAACGCGCATCCACACCCTCAGCTTCAAATTTAGCCGTGAAAAATCCTTTGGAAAATGAATGTCCCAACGGATATCCGATAAGGCCAAACTGCCGGGTCATACCAGTTCTTTATCGAGGAATAAACTAAAGGTATCGCCCCTTAGCCCTACACGCATGGCTTCGAGGGAGATGATCTCAGCGGGTGCTATATTTCCCAGGTTGACGTTACAGCCGATCAATTCAATAAAATACAATTGCTGGGCTTTTTGCGGGGCTTCCCATAAGATTTTTTCTTCCGGGATCTGGGTTAGGATTTCCTGTACCAGGCCTTCCCGCACTTCACCACTTCCGCGGTAAATACCCACGTTACCCGCTTCACGGGCTTCTGCGATAACGTAAGTGGATCCTGCATCCAGTTCAGCCCGCATGAGTTCAATCCATTTATATGGCGGGATGATGTGCGCGGCATCCTTACTGCCTACTTCACTTAAAACTGTACCATGTTTGGTCAGCTTTTCAATATACCCGCATTTTTCTGTGTGCGGAATGGTAATGGAACCATCACTTACTTCCATATAGGATATGCCGTATTCCTTGCAAACATTGATATAATCTTCAAACTGGTTGCGGATCAGGAAGGCTTCAAAAAGGGTACCGCCAAAATATACCGGGATATCATAGGATCGGTACACATCCAGTTTTTCACGCAGGTTGGGCGTAACATAAGATGTACCAAAACCAAGCTTAACAATATCAACATGGGGATAGGCAACACTCATGAAATTTTTACTCTCTTCGATACTCAGCCCCTTATCCATGATCATGGTAATTCCTTTGGTACGGGGCCGGG comes from Flavihumibacter fluvii and encodes:
- a CDS encoding shikimate dehydrogenase family protein; the encoded protein is MTRQFGLIGYPLGHSFSKGFFTAKFEAEGVDARYDNFPLEHISDFPALLAAHPQLEGINVTIPHKEKVTSYLHHVSPVVAAIGACNCIRIQNKQLTGYNTDVVGFEKSLRKKLGHHHNAALVLGTGGASKAVQYVLQQLQIPFTVISRKADPEKGIREYGALKKEDLQYATLWINTTPLGMAPNTESMPPLDYGQVSERHYLYDLVYNPAETKFLSAGKSKGAVIENGHDMLIIQAEESWAIWNA
- a CDS encoding phosphosulfolactate synthase; this encodes MNFNLTQMPERVARPRTKGITMIMDKGLSIEESKNFMSVAYPHVDIVKLGFGTSYVTPNLREKLDVYRSYDIPVYFGGTLFEAFLIRNQFEDYINVCKEYGISYMEVSDGSITIPHTEKCGYIEKLTKHGTVLSEVGSKDAAHIIPPYKWIELMRAELDAGSTYVIAEAREAGNVGIYRGSGEVREGLVQEILTQIPEEKILWEAPQKAQQLYFIELIGCNVNLGNIAPAEIISLEAMRVGLRGDTFSLFLDKELV
- a CDS encoding acyl-CoA thioesterase: MARIKLDIPDRFVFQTKLTVRITDLNYGGHVGNDALLGLIHEVRMQFLQHAGYTELDVSGAGLIMSDVAIEFRQELFYGDVILASVVANDFSRVGFDICYRFEKLTEGKNQLVALAKTGMVCYDYAAKKIQAVPGGVKEQLGLEE
- the rpsL gene encoding 30S ribosomal protein S12; the encoded protein is MPTIQQLVRKGREIIKAKSKSRALDACPQRRGVCTRVYTTTPKKPNSALRKVAKVRLTNKVEVIAYIPGEGHNLQEHSIVLIRGGRVKDLPGVRYHIVRGSLDTAGVKDRKQSRSKYGTKKDKTGGAKPAGKK
- the rpsG gene encoding 30S ribosomal protein S7, translated to MRKAQAKKLPLAPDARYNDKLVTRFVNNIMWQGKKSVAFEIFYDAVDKVSKMTNEDGYEIWKRAIANVTPAVEVRSRRIGGATFQIPAEVRPDRKISLSIKWLIRYSRDRNGRSMADKLANEIVAASKGEGGAFKKKEDTHRMAEANKAFSHFRI
- a CDS encoding branched-chain amino acid aminotransferase; translated protein: MIAAFDIPVTRVGRSKLNDIPLENIPFGKYFTDHMLEADYADGEWKNVSIKPYQPLQLDPSLAALHYGQAIFEGIKAYKDDKGNAFVFRPIENYKRFNKSAARMNMPEVPEEIFMEGMRKLISIDKNWIPGGKDHSLYIRPFMFSTDTMLGVRPSETYKFLIILSPTGPYFAAPMKIVVEEAYTRAAPGGVGFSKNAGNYGGSMLAATTAKQEGYDQVLWTDAFEHKWLQEVGMMNVFFMINGVAVTPSLEEGTILAGVTRDSVITMLREMGIPVEERRISIDELLDAYGKGQLKEVFGTGTAAVIALIKELKYKEFIMQFDVNNAPVAMAVKQRLADIREGKTADIHQWMWPV
- the rdgB gene encoding RdgB/HAM1 family non-canonical purine NTP pyrophosphatase, which produces MQLIFASNNTNKVKEIQQILPPGIELVSLKDAGILIDIPEPHDSLEANAREKSTTIFQLTGKDCFSEDTGLEVMALGGAPGVRSARYAGEKADPAANTAKLLDVLLNNNDRRARFRTVISLILAGTEYQFEGICTGQISHFPKGNNGFGYDPVFIPDGETRSFGEMSMDEKKIYSHRRKATDQLVSFLAKQII
- a CDS encoding RNA polymerase sigma factor; amino-acid sequence: MDSDLIKGSIEGDPRMQEELYKRFAPKMYAVCLRYAGNNDDAQDLLQEGFIKVFRNLAKFRNEGSFEGWIRRVFVNTSIEHYRRKVHLNSISDQDEKVIEDASVSVLDQLAERDIIQLVRELSPGYRAVFNLYVIEGYSHKEIAEMLHISEGTSKSQLARAKSILQKKVADYLGEQRK